One Candidatus Ozemobacteraceae bacterium genomic window carries:
- a CDS encoding C25 family cysteine peptidase: MSSMGTFLRGAVCGAMVVVAAAAGAAIDVSVDRSFNTDVTVSVPALRFAKLQIQRRPVTALFMKDACPTLVKGEPELPVISTFLMVQNEGTPSVKVFDSSFETIPVDGTILPSRGPLSRSEDPSSVPYEFGKVYERDAWIPADKDLVRIEKPFVFRDVRGVRMIFSPVQYNPVKNQIRVYKSFRVRLENGAAGAPTGRRRNAAISSVFEPIYKKTFRNFAPMAQRLQRLGESGRLVIVTPDEFADSVMPLMVWKLKCGIDTHVVRLSEIGDATPETVKAYLQGEFNTKPFTHVILVGDAQQMPTLKGVRESADSDPCYMKLAGDDNVPDAIISRISATTPEEVAYQVAKFITYEWFPSEGADAAWYTKLMGVASSEGTPTDFERMDELRAAMLKGRFSSMDQIYDAKTSSGGGASPFPPHTMPGGPWGPWGPYFSTARDGVATNSTDAAGTSTAGTASPTAPAPSMKDRIAAGVNEGRGIINYIGHGSKERWVSSGFSVGDCMSKLANGWRMPLVISVACVNGDFARGTDCYAEAWMKTGDIENPRGAVGFMGASTNMSWVPPTVVQAEINTNYIYNETYKTAGALMMNGVMKGLEQFGTEDKSEGVRIAEQWHWFGDGSMLVRTKTPRGIEIRTTVENTGSESSVAVTVVDVDGKPVEGAQATCYTERFEAMGTCPTNAEGKAVVVVPATSGTEGFITVVGPNLVPVVDRKLTF, from the coding sequence ATGAGCTCGATGGGTACCTTCCTGCGGGGGGCTGTGTGCGGTGCGATGGTTGTCGTCGCTGCCGCTGCGGGCGCGGCGATCGACGTAAGCGTGGATCGAAGTTTCAATACGGACGTGACCGTGTCGGTGCCGGCGCTTCGCTTTGCGAAACTGCAGATTCAGCGGCGGCCGGTGACGGCTCTGTTCATGAAGGATGCCTGTCCGACGCTCGTGAAGGGCGAGCCGGAGTTGCCCGTCATTTCGACGTTTCTCATGGTTCAGAACGAGGGAACGCCTTCGGTAAAGGTTTTCGACAGTTCGTTCGAAACGATTCCGGTCGACGGAACCATTCTGCCGAGCCGCGGGCCGCTGTCGCGGTCGGAAGACCCCTCCTCGGTTCCCTACGAGTTCGGAAAGGTCTACGAGCGTGACGCCTGGATTCCCGCCGACAAAGACCTGGTCAGAATCGAAAAACCGTTCGTATTCCGCGATGTTCGCGGCGTGCGGATGATCTTTTCCCCCGTGCAGTACAACCCGGTCAAAAACCAGATCAGGGTCTACAAGAGTTTCCGCGTCCGCCTCGAAAACGGTGCCGCGGGAGCGCCGACGGGGCGCCGGCGGAACGCCGCGATTTCCAGCGTATTCGAGCCGATATACAAAAAGACGTTCCGGAACTTCGCGCCCATGGCCCAGCGGCTGCAGCGCCTCGGCGAGAGCGGGCGGCTGGTGATCGTCACCCCCGACGAGTTCGCCGACTCCGTCATGCCCCTGATGGTCTGGAAGCTCAAATGCGGGATCGACACGCATGTCGTCAGGCTCAGCGAGATCGGCGACGCGACGCCCGAAACGGTGAAGGCGTATCTGCAGGGGGAGTTCAACACCAAGCCGTTCACGCACGTCATCCTGGTCGGCGATGCCCAGCAGATGCCTACGCTGAAGGGCGTCCGGGAAAGCGCCGACTCCGACCCGTGCTACATGAAACTTGCCGGCGACGATAATGTACCTGATGCTATTATTAGCCGCATCTCCGCGACGACCCCCGAAGAGGTTGCGTATCAGGTGGCGAAGTTCATCACCTACGAGTGGTTCCCGAGCGAGGGCGCCGATGCGGCTTGGTATACGAAACTGATGGGCGTTGCCAGTTCCGAAGGGACGCCGACGGACTTCGAGCGCATGGACGAGCTGCGCGCGGCCATGCTGAAGGGGCGTTTCTCCTCGATGGACCAGATCTACGACGCGAAGACATCGTCGGGGGGAGGCGCGTCGCCGTTCCCGCCCCATACGATGCCCGGCGGACCTTGGGGCCCGTGGGGCCCGTATTTCTCGACGGCCCGCGACGGCGTTGCGACGAACTCGACGGACGCGGCGGGCACGAGCACCGCGGGCACCGCTTCGCCGACGGCGCCGGCGCCGTCCATGAAGGACCGTATCGCGGCGGGCGTGAACGAGGGTCGCGGCATCATCAACTACATCGGCCACGGAAGCAAGGAACGATGGGTCAGCTCGGGGTTCAGCGTCGGCGACTGCATGTCGAAACTTGCAAACGGCTGGCGCATGCCGCTGGTGATCAGCGTCGCCTGCGTGAACGGCGATTTTGCGCGCGGAACCGACTGCTACGCCGAAGCCTGGATGAAGACCGGCGACATCGAGAACCCGCGCGGCGCCGTCGGCTTCATGGGTGCTTCCACCAACATGAGCTGGGTTCCGCCCACCGTCGTCCAGGCCGAGATCAACACGAATTATATATATAATGAAACATATAAAACCGCCGGCGCCCTGATGATGAACGGCGTCATGAAGGGGCTCGAGCAGTTCGGCACCGAGGACAAAAGCGAGGGCGTCAGGATCGCCGAGCAGTGGCACTGGTTCGGTGACGGCTCGATGCTCGTGCGCACCAAAACCCCGCGCGGCATCGAGATCCGGACGACCGTCGAGAACACCGGTTCCGAAAGCTCCGTCGCCGTGACGGTGGTCGACGTCGACGGCAAGCCGGTCGAGGGCGCCCAGGCGACCTGCTACACCGAGCGCTTCGAAGCGATGGGAACCTGCCCCACGAATGCCGAGGGGAAGGCCGTGGTCGTCGTTCCCGCGACGTCCGGGACCGAGGGATTCATCACCGTCGTGGGACCGAACCTCGTTCCCGTCGTCGATCGGAAGCTGACATTCTGA